A genome region from Methylorubrum populi includes the following:
- the dctP gene encoding TRAP transporter substrate-binding protein DctP: protein MTNILQRRTLLAAGLGAGFGAAGPARAQQAAPEVRWRLSSAYAHSLDILFGAAESLAKAVAEATDGRFQIQVSAAGEALPADGLLDAIGGGRIEMGHAPASFGMGRNPAFALATAMPFGLNARGQNAWWLQGGAAELFAEIFSKNGVVALPGGNTGAQMGGWYRKEIKAVADLQGLKLRIGGLGATVLAKLGASVQSTPGPEIYAALESKALDGAEWIGPHDDERLGLQKVAPIYHYPGFWEGGALLHFWINAEAWKGLPKTYRAILQAAAAQVNAEVQARYDARNPQALRRLVSSGAQLRPFPQDVMEAALKAANEVYADLSARNPDFKRIYEAMKAFRNEAYLWFQVAEYTYDNFMIRARARG from the coding sequence ATGACGAACATCCTGCAGCGGCGGACCCTGCTCGCCGCCGGACTCGGCGCCGGCTTCGGCGCGGCCGGACCCGCCCGCGCGCAGCAGGCCGCTCCCGAGGTGCGCTGGCGCCTGTCCTCGGCCTATGCGCACAGTCTCGACATCCTGTTCGGCGCCGCCGAGAGCCTCGCCAAAGCGGTGGCCGAGGCGACCGACGGGCGCTTCCAGATCCAGGTCTCCGCCGCGGGCGAGGCGCTTCCCGCCGACGGGCTGCTCGATGCGATCGGCGGCGGCAGGATCGAGATGGGCCACGCCCCGGCGAGCTTCGGCATGGGCAGGAACCCGGCCTTCGCGCTGGCCACCGCCATGCCCTTCGGCCTCAATGCCCGCGGACAGAACGCGTGGTGGCTTCAGGGCGGTGCGGCGGAACTGTTCGCCGAAATCTTTTCGAAGAACGGGGTCGTCGCCCTGCCCGGCGGCAATACCGGCGCGCAGATGGGCGGCTGGTATCGCAAGGAGATCAAGGCGGTGGCCGATCTCCAGGGGCTCAAGCTGCGCATCGGCGGGCTCGGCGCCACCGTGCTGGCCAAGCTCGGCGCCTCGGTCCAGTCGACGCCGGGGCCGGAGATCTACGCCGCGCTGGAGAGCAAGGCGCTGGACGGCGCCGAATGGATCGGCCCGCACGACGACGAGCGGCTCGGCCTCCAGAAGGTGGCGCCGATCTATCACTATCCCGGTTTCTGGGAGGGCGGCGCGCTGCTGCATTTCTGGATCAACGCCGAGGCCTGGAAGGGCCTGCCCAAGACCTACCGCGCCATTCTCCAGGCCGCCGCCGCCCAGGTGAATGCCGAGGTCCAGGCCCGCTACGACGCGCGCAACCCGCAGGCCCTGCGCCGGCTCGTCTCCAGCGGCGCGCAGCTCCGCCCCTTCCCGCAGGACGTGATGGAGGCGGCACTGAAGGCCGCCAACGAGGTCTACGCCGACCTCTCGGCCAGGAACCCGGACTTCAAGCGCATCTACGAGGCGATGAAGGCCTTCCGGAACGAGGCGTATCTCTGGTTCCAGGTGGCCGAATACACCTACGACAACTTCATGATCCGCGCCCGCGCCCGCGGTTGA